The genomic segment AGAACTCACGGGAATCAAGCGCAATCCCACACAAATTAGGGCTTTTCTCTACCGTATCGGCATGGGCTGTCGAAAGGTGGGCTTTGTCCCTGGCAAAGGGTCAGACCCCGACAAGATTGAAGAGCAAGAAAACTTCCGTCAGCAAAAGCTGGAACCATTACTAGAAGAGGCCAAAGCAGGAAAGAAAGCCGTTTTCTTTGTTGATGCCGCTCACTTTGTCCATCGAGCCTATTTAGGATTCATCTGGTGTTTTACCCGCATATTTATGCGCTCCCCTTCGGGTCGCAAGCGCTTCAATGTCTTGGGAGCGATTAATGCCGTCACTAAAGAAGTGGTGAGCGTCACCAATGAGACCTATATCAATGCCGAAACAGTGTGCGAATTGTTGGTGCATTTGTCTGAGCTAGATTTGGACATTCCGATCACCCTCGTCCTGGATAATGCCCGCTATCAAAAGTGTCGCTTTGTCAAGGATGTAGCTGGCTTTTTGGGGATTGAGCTGTTGTACTTACCCTCCTACTCTCCCCATCTGAACTTAATTGAGAGATTATGGCGCTTTGTGCGCCATGAGTGCTTGTACTCCANNNNNNNNNNNNNNNNNNNNNNNNNNNNNNNNNNNNNNNNNNNNNNNNNNNNNNNNNNNNNNNNNNNNNNNNNNNNNNNNNNNNNNNNNNNNNNNNNNNNAGTTTTACGGTACATTTGTTCTTGCTCAGATAAGTGCAAGGGTCTTTTACCAATTTTAGGGGTTTTTCGCCATTTTTACTTAACTTTTTTCTGCGCCTAAAATCCTTATAACCTTTATTGGCTCAAGGTTGTCAAGTTATTCAGCAAACCCTAGCTACAGTTGGGCTTAATTTCGAGAAGGCGATCGCCCTGGTTATTAGTCCGATAAGCAGTTAAGATTACCTCTCCAGACTCAGTTACTTTAATTCCCCTAGCTGGTTGAATTTTACCTTGGGCTGTTTCAATGGGTTCGGGAACATTAGCGGTAGGATTTACTTCTCCATTGACTGTGACATTGAGAGAATTTAACGGTTCTCCTGGTTCGGGAACAATACCACCTTTTCCTTCTATGACAAAATTATTTTTTGCTGCACTTTCTCTATTTGCTTCACAAGCTTGAACAGTGGTTTGTTCTGATTCTATTGGATTAGGTGGGGATAATGTCGCAGAATCAAAAATATTAACAACAATACCTTCCTCTATACTGAGGCTCGAACTAGCATCAAAATCATTACTTCTATTACCAGGTGTTGCTAATCTCTCCGATATGCCAAAAACTCTATCTACTGCTACATCAATATTTCCTCCACTGCCTTCGCCAGAATTAGCAATAATATCACTACCGTCTCCAGGTAACTGACTGGGAAATACTATGATAAAGCCCGCATCAATAGATACATTACCTCCCGAAGAGCCAAAAGATTGAGCTACAATGCTGCTGTTATTTCTTAATTGAATTTGCTCGGCAATTTTAATATCAGCATTCGCTCCTGCTCCACTTTCAACACCAGTACTAGCTGTGATTGTTGCATTACTGTCCAAGGTTAGGTTATCTGCATTCAAAATAACGTTTCCACCGTCACCAAAACCGTCACTGTCTACAGTAATCGTTGCATTATTAGCAATTCTTAATTCCGACGAATTGACAGTAATATCTCCTGCACTACCTAGAGCTTCTGGAGTTGAGTTAGCAAATAAACCACTAGGAAATGACGTAGATTCTGAGCTTCCACTAATTGTGATTCTGTCTGCGTTGACAGTTAAAATTCCACTATTTCCCTCTCCAAAAGTACCAACACTGATTCTTCCACCATCTGTAATGCTAAGATTGGAAATTTCAATATTAATATTTCCAGCATTTCCCTCTCCAAAAGTACTACTATCAAGAACAGCATTGTTAATCAATGAAAAATTGTCAGCCCCAATATCAATATTTCCAGCATCTCCTATGGCTCCTTCACTAGTATAGCTAACTGATTTTAGAATGATTCATTTTATTTAGCTGTGCAGCCAAATTATCAGAGAAGTGCTCAAAGTCTTTTTTTGCGGATTTGACATAATGTTTGAGATTAGCCCATGCATGTTCGATGGGGTTTAGATCTGGAGAATAGGGGGGAAGATTTATCAGTTGGGCACCAGTACTTTCAATGAGATTTTTGATGTCATTTCCCCGATGCCAAGGAGCATTATCCATGATAACAACCATCCCATGAGTGAGATGTCCCTGAAGGTGAGATTTAATCCAATCCATAAAAACCTTCTTGTTGACAGTATGGTCATAAGTGTTTGTGGCAAAAAGTTTATTATCTGTTGACCAAGCCCCAATGATATTGGTTCTACCCTGTCTTTTGCCATCAGTTAGACCGTGTACTTTTTCTCCCTTGAGAGCATAGCCATGAGTTCTTTGCAAACGATGACATAGCCCACTCTCATCTAGATAAACTCTCTGTTGTTCGGGATACTGTTCTATCTCTTTTAAATAATCGTTTCGCCTTTGTTGGTCCCGTTCTCGGTACTGCGGTGTCTTTTTTTTCGACTAATCTTCAATCTTTTAAGTGCTCGACATACGGTATTTTCTTTGGCTCTAATCGCTTCTGCTATTTCTGCTTGATAGGCATCGGGATTTAATGCGACATAAGCTTTTAATTTTTCATCATCTACTCTAAACCCACCTCTTTTTTTGGGGTAAATAGCTGCAAGCTCTCCTCTTAAGGCTCTTTTTTCCCATCGAAGAATACTTGTTCTACTAGCTCCAAGCATTCTTGATATTTCTGTTTTGCTTTTGCCTTCTTCTAACAGGTCTAATGCACGTTGCCGCATATCTAAAGAATATGCCATTTTTAGGTTTTATTTTCGATTGTTTAAGGGTTATTATCCCAATTTAGCTTTAATTCTTCAGCGATTCAAACTTATTTCAGTTAGCTATAAATGTAGAAATACTTCCAGCATCAATTGTTAAAGATTGAGCATCAATGATTAAATCACCTGTATTTCCAGACCCAAAACCTCCAGTAAATAATTGACCTCCATCTAGAATAGAAACATTTGGAGCATTAATAGTTATATTTCCTGAATTTCCCTCACCTTGAGGATTAACAGTAGTAGCGATCAAGCTTGAAAAACCTTCTTCATTGTTTCCGCTTAGAGTTAAATCATCTACGGCATCAACCACAGGTAGTCCCTACAAAGCAGTGGAGGTCAAGAATTCATGGGCATTTTCAGGGATGGGTGCTTGAATCAAATCCGACCATTGTAACTGTGTTGAAGTGAGTCCCATCTTCATAGCTGGGGTCAAATGTTGATAACGACATTTGAATTTCCGAGTTTCACCAGTCAAATCCTGACGAAGACTTTTGTGAAAGGTGCGATAGTTGTAGTCAAATAAATTAATCCACAATACCGATTCAAAGTTTTTCTGGTTCTTACAATAGCCCAAAGTTTTACGCTGTAGATAAGAGACTTTTTGTCTTAAAGTTAGGTTGAATCTTTCGATATAAGAAGTATTCTTGGTCTTGTTGCCGAAATCAGTTTCTTGACCCTTGACGATCCTTTGTTTGACTGTCACAAGTCTCCTTTTTCGACGTTGTTTGACAATTTGAAGATAAGCGTAGCGAACTTTCTCAAAACAGTTAGAGATCGCTTTCTCGTAAGCCGCCAGTTTATCTGTCGTCACTAAAAGAAAATGTTCAAAGCCCCAAGGCATTAGGTAAACTAGATTTTCGAGAAGACGATGAGCAGTGTGGGAGGTGCGAGAGCCGAGCCTAAAATTAACCCAGAATTTCGAGAATCATTTTTCACAGGATATGTTCCATCAAGAGTGATGTAATTATCTGGGTCTAAGTGATAGGAACAATTTCGACCAGGGCAAAAACGGGGAAAGAGTGGATGGAGCAGTTTTGGATTATAAGCAGAAATTGTCATCCCGTTTTTAGAGCGATCGCTTGCTTGAATTACATTTCTCTAATTTAACTGGTGTAAGACCCATGAATTCTCGACCTCCACTGTTTTGTAGGGACTACCCAATTTTGTACGCACTTGTAGTCATGAATGTACACAGTTAAGGTATCTGCTATTGCTTCAACAAACTTTATCACAAATATCCCACCTTGTACTCAGTCGGGAAAATGGACAGCTACAAAAATAGCTATTCAAACCTACCAACAAAATGCCAATAGTCGTCATGTTGATTCAGCAGAAGAGTTTTCAAAAATGCCGTCACTGCCGTCACAAGAAAAGCCTGAAAGCTATACTGCTGTTGATGTGACGGATAGTTTTAGTTATCCATCATCAGCCATAAATTCACCCATAACTGTGGGGGATAAGGTAACAATTTTCGACTGTCCAGGGCATTGGTTATGGGCTAGCCCTTTTACTGTACAAGAAGTGGAAGGTGAAATGGTGAAGCTAGAAATGATAGAAGAATTGGTAGAAATGGGTCAATTAGAGAAGTGGGATAGGTAAGAATAAATTGGCATTAAAATAATAATCGAATGTCAGGATAAGCAAGTATCAACTTGTCCTCAGTCAAAATTATGAGATCGTGTTGTAGAGCCTGAGCCATGATGAGGCGGTCAAAGGGATCTTTGTGAAGTAAAGGGAGTTGGACCAAATGAGCAATACTATTTTCATCTACAGTCAAAGTTTTAATCAGATGTTTTCTCCTTTGAATTGGGAGATAGGTTTCTGGAGAAGAGGGAAAATCTAGTTTGCCTATCTGATACTTAATGACACATTCCCAAATCGAGACAACACTCAACAATATTTCATGATCGAGATTATGAATGATGTGACGATATCGATCTGACAAACGTTTATCATTATCAACTAACCAGAGAAAAATATGAGTATCTAACAGTATTCTCATTGAGGATTATTGAATAAATCTAAAATTTCATCGGGTAGGGGATTGTTAAAATCATCGGGAACAGTAAACTCTCCCTGAGCAAGACCTATGGGTCGTTGTTTATTTTGCTGACGATAGGATTCAATAACTCTGTCAACATCCTCATTGGTCATAGGATAGTCAGAATTGGTAGGTGTAGTTTGATGTTCTATGGACTCGACAAATTGACGAACTAAATGAAGTTGTTCGGGAGATAAGTTATTTAATTTGCGGTCTAATTCGGCTCTAATGCTAGTCATAACGATAAATTGTGCTAGTCCTCTAAACTAATTTTACGTAATGAGGCACTCAAAAGTTCTATGGGCTGATTCCATCAAGAAAGAGTTAGTTAATTAAGTAGTACGAATGTCATAAATAGACTGTGGACGATGGTGATGGATAAGGTGACGGATGTTATAGAATATGTGATGGCTGAAAGTATTGCTAGTGATAGATGTGACGACAGTGACGGTAAAAATAAAAAGTCCTCTGAAAATAATGATATTGTAGAAAGCAAAGCTGACTGTAATACGGTTAATAAAAGTCAACTAGAGAAAATTGATTTGGCAGAAGAGTTTTCAGAAATGCCGTCATATGCGGAGCGGTATCCTTTAGGACACTCGTCACAAGAGAAGTCTCAAAGTCAGACGGTTCTGGGTGTGACGACAAATCTAAAGTATCCTTCACCAGCTATGGCTCAACCCATCACAGTAGGCGATCGCGTAACAATAGATGATTGTCCAGGTCACTGGTCATGGGCTTCACCCTTTACAGTAATAGCAATAGAGGGAAATATGGCAGCATTAGAAATGGTGAATGAAATGGTGGAAATGAGTCGTTTGGAGAAGTGTCAAAGATAAATTTTTTACCTGATACTTTTCTAGCTGTAGTAAAGAGTTTGGTCTTATTGGGTGTAAATTTATATAATGTCATCATGTCAGATTTGACATAGTATAATGAACATAAATAAACAAAATCTAGAGAGTAGTGAATCTCAAGATAAAGTGCTGGTCTGGTTTGCGGGGGAGGTAAAAACACCTCCATTCTCAAGAGAGGCTCGTATTGAAGCAGGTTATCTACTGAGATTGCTGCAAAAGGGGGAATTGTTATCGATGCCTCAATCTCGTCCAATGCCAAGCATTGGGAAAAGGTGTCATGAGTTACGAATTAATGATGAAAGTAAAACATGGCGGATTATTTATCGTATTGAGGAAGATGCCATAGTAATTGTAGATGTGTTTGCTAAGAAGACAAATAAAACTCCAGAGGCAGTACTCAAGCGATGTCAAAAAAGACTGAAGCAGTATGAGGGAATGTAGTCAAGAATAGAGGAGATAGAGATGGACTCTGAAAAAAGAAAAAGACTAGAGGCAGGTGGTTGGGTTGTTGGTGATGCTAGTGATTTTTTAAGTTTAACTCCTGTGGAAACTGAATTAGTGGAACTAAAAGTAAGATTGGCTTTGTTTGCCAAGGAACAAAGAAAAGTGAGTAATCTGTCCCAAGATGCCTTAGCGAAGAAAATGGGTTCTTCGCAATCACGCATAGCCAAGATCGAATCGGGAGATCCATCAGTATCATTAGATTTGATAGTTAGGGCATTGTTAACAAGCGGGGCGACTCGTCAGGAATTGGCACAAGTAGTTATGGGTTCTGATCGTTTAGAGAAATTAGAGAATTGAGCCAAAAACCTGCACTTAAATTGAGTGTTTGGTAGCTAGTGCAGCTGAGCGAAAGTAAGCCACCAGGTTTAAAAAGAAACCAAATTCAGATAAACTGAAATATAATTCAATGAAGCCAAAGGATAAATCTTGGAGTCGATGCCCATTACCAAAGCGTTGCCAATCCAACTATCGAAGCGACAAGAAACACTACTCCAACGGATAGTTAGAGGGACGACCAACTCCTATCGTCTCGTGAGAAGAGCCAAGCTAATCTTAGCGGCAGCATCAGGAGGGAGCAATAGTTCAATTAGTCGAAGATTAGAACTAGACCGAGAGCAAGTGCGCGTTTGGCGAGAGCGATGGAGAGAGTCCACTTCAAAACTGACAACAGCTGAAGAGGAACAGGTAACGGATAAGAAGTTAATGGCCTTAATTGAGCAAATCTTAGGAGATCGTCCAAGACCAGGGACAACAAAGTCCTTTACGGTCGAACAAGTCGTCCAAATCGTGGCCATCGCCTGTGAATCCCCCTCTAAATCAGAAAGACCAGTAAGTCATTGGACGGCAAGAGAGTTAGCCTCTGAAGCAGTCAAAAGAGGAATTGTCGAAAAGATTTCACCTCGAAGTGTGGGGCGTTTTTTAAAAAGAAGCCACACTACAACCACATCGCCATCGTTACTGGTTAAATCCTAAAATTGATGACCCTTTAAAATTTAAAAAGCAAGTCAAATATATCTGTGAACTTCATCAAAAGGCCTTGACGTTATCTTAAAGCTTTTAGCCTTTAGCCTTTAGCCTTTAGCTTCTAGCCTTGGTTTGACTGCTAAAAGCGTAATTGAGTTTAAGACTCCGACCTCTTAGGTCGTCGACAATCAGGTAGAGTTTAAGACTCTATTTGATTGAAGCTAAGAGCTAATAGCTAATAGCTAATAGCTAGTTATTAGAACAAGGTGTTCATTTGGTTAGTACAGATGAAATGACAGGAATTCAAGCTCTTGAGAGATTATTTCCTGCCAAACCAGCCAAACCAAACCAAGTGGAAAAAATAGAATTTGAGTATGAACGCCACGGAACATTAAGCTTAATCGCCAATTGGGATGTGGCGGTGGGCAAAGTTCTAACTCCGTCAATTGGAGCTACTCGAACGGAACAAGACTTTGCCGAACACATCGCTCAAACGATCAAAACGTCTCCAGATGATGGATGGATTTTTATCGTCGATCAACTCAATACTCATAAATCAGAAAGCTCACGGGGTGACAATTAGGCTAAAAAGTAGTTTGGATGAGTCTTTTAGCCCTCAGACCTTGTTGGTAGAAAGGTAACTTATTGGGAGTGAATATCATTAACTGCTCTACCAAATCATGACAAAATTCATAGGTTTGAATCCATAATCCACCATACAAACCCACCCAGAAATTACTGTGTCGTTTTGTAGTTCTCATGGCTAATTTAAGACGACAAACATACTTTTGAATCCCCATAGATTTGATTTTTTTGCCTCTTTTAATGGCACAAGTATAAGCGATCGCTATTAATAAGACTAAAGCTAGTAAACGTTGCTCATTGCCATAACATTGTTCCAAATTATAACCGCCTGTTTTGCAATCTTTAAACATTGCCTCTATACCACTACGATGCCGATAAGCTAATACTGCTTGTTTTAAATTGGGCAAATTTGTAATCAGATACCATCCTTCATCTTTTTGCTTCTTTTTGGTCTTCTGTGACCAATGACCAGCGATATTAACTACACCAAAACCTTTTTGTTTTGTTAGTTCAACCGATGCTAAATAAAAAGATTTTCCGGGTTTAAGTCCTAAAGATTTTAATAACTGATAATTTTCTCCTTTTTGCTTGATGTATTTATCGTCTTTGGTTCTGATAACGTATTGGCATTCCTTTCTTTCTAGCCAATCTGCCAATGATATATGACCAAACTCACGGTCTCCTACAATAACAATTTGGTATCCATCTAAAAGGCGTAATACTGATTTGAGCAATCTCTTTTGTTCCTGAAAATTGCTATTGCCCTTTTTGTCTAGTAAGAGCCAATGTAGAGGAATTGCTCTTTTATCTTTGATGAGACTGGCTACAAATAAATTTCGTTCTTTCCATCTGGTTCTATCTATAGCTACATAAGCTATTTTATTAGCAGCTTGATTGATTTTTAGCCATTTTTTGAGAACAGGAAACCAAAGACATTTCACCTTCAACTTGGGTGAGATTAATAGTCTTTGAAGATGACGACGACGGCTCTCATATTTGATCGGGATTGGTAGTACAGCAGCTAATTTCTCAATCTGTATTGTTCTGTAACTTTGCAATAAGAAGATAATTATTTGTAACGTAGTATATTGCCTTGAGGTCAACAACTTAGAGAAGCATTTGTGATAGAATTCTGGCAACATTTTTGTTTAGGGGTTTTTCTCAATAAGTTCGACCCCTTTTTTCTACCATCTTCTCGCTCTCTTGACTGTTCATCGTCTATTCCACGGGGTTGTCACCCCGTGAGATCAGAAAGTTTAGTCAAATTAGTGGCATCAAGCTGTGGAATTACGACAGATTTAGGAGTAAAAGGAAAAAAAGGAATTCTACTGTCTATGGTCAGCAGGGAGACTTTTTTATCAGATGAATCTCATCGAATTCGCTTCGTTTATGTTCCAAAACATACATCTTGGCTTAATCAAATTGAGTGTTGGTTTTCTATCTTAGTCAGGCGTTTACTCAAAAGAAGTAGTTTCTGTTCAACTGAAGAGCTATCCCAAAAGATTCTGAGTTTTATTGATTACTTTAATTCACATTTTTCTCAGCCATTTGTTTGGAAATTTAAGGGCTTTAAAGATCATGACTGACTGCTGGATTATTTCCGCCATGCTGCACTAGTGTTTGTAATGCGATCGAATTTATTGCTCCTAGGGCTGTTCATTTTTTAAGCCAAAATGTCCCCGATTTTGCTCCCTATAACTGCGTTATTGTCGAACATCTTCATCCCAACAGTTACTTAAACTTTGATGAATTTTTGGAAAAATACTATATCTTCAAACAAGATCTAGGTCACTGTTACTGGCACAATTTAACCAAAGAGGATTTTTATTTTTTAATCAAAGGTGAAAAAATCCCTAATTACCGTCAAATCCCTCCTTCTTTTTTTCATCATCGTTGGTCTAAAACTAAATTCGAGAAAGCTTGGAAATCTTTACGAGCTTTTGCCTATCCTCCTTATAATTTTACAATTGTAAAATTATAAAGTTTTATCAATCTCAAAATCTAAATTTCTACAATTTTCTTTTCTGCTGATTTACCCAGTCTTCCAGTAATTCGTTAATTAAGCTCTGGAGGTCTTTCTTTTCTGGGTTTACTGCCAAATGAAATCTCGCTTTAGCTTTGATTTCCCGATGAATATACACTGTTGTACTTTCATATTCTGGGTTACTACTCAGACTTTTGGGTCTTCCTACCTTTTTCTTCTTTGAATCTTCTGTTAGTTTTTCTTCCTTTAAGTTGGCAACTTTTAACTCTTCTTCTTTCTTAGCAGATGCTTCTATTTTTTGAGTTTCCCTCTCTGTGATTGATTCTGATTTATTTGCCCTTGCCTCTTTCCGCATCCGTGACAAATCTAGCAAACTCGGCTTATTCTTCCCCACTATAGATCTCCATTCCTAATTTCTCATAACATTCCCATGCGTTCGCTGAATACTGAT from the Pleurocapsa sp. PCC 7319 genome contains:
- a CDS encoding type II toxin-antitoxin system VapC family toxin; the encoded protein is MRILLDTHIFLWLVDNDKRLSDRYRHIIHNLDHEILLSVVSIWECVIKYQIGKLDFPSSPETYLPIQRRKHLIKTLTVDENSIAHLVQLPLLHKDPFDRLIMAQALQHDLIILTEDKLILAYPDIRLLF
- a CDS encoding IS630 transposase-related protein yields the protein MAYSLDMRQRALDLLEEGKSKTEISRMLGASRTSILRWEKRALRGELAAIYPKKRGGFRVDDEKLKAYVALNPDAYQAEIAEAIRAKENTVCRALKRLKISRKKRHRSTENGTNKGETII
- a CDS encoding helix-turn-helix domain-containing protein, whose protein sequence is MPITKALPIQLSKRQETLLQRIVRGTTNSYRLVRRAKLILAAASGGSNSSISRRLELDREQVRVWRERWRESTSKLTTAEEEQVTDKKLMALIEQILGDRPRPGTTKSFTVEQVVQIVAIACESPSKSERPVSHWTARELASEAVKRGIVEKISPRSVGRFLKRSHTTTTSPSLLVKS
- a CDS encoding type II toxin-antitoxin system RelE/ParE family toxin, translated to MNINKQNLESSESQDKVLVWFAGEVKTPPFSREARIEAGYLLRLLQKGELLSMPQSRPMPSIGKRCHELRINDESKTWRIIYRIEEDAIVIVDVFAKKTNKTPEAVLKRCQKRLKQYEGM
- a CDS encoding IS630 family transposase, whose amino-acid sequence is MIQIEFSEEEIQQLNYERYHHPHPRVQKKMEVLYLKSRRLSHQEIRRLCQISKTTLVSYVRQYQQGGIEQLKQLNYKGKPSQLNEQVKTIEVYFQEHPPRKVAEAQAKIEELTGIKRNPTQIRAFLYRIGMGCRKVGFVPGKGSDPDKIEEQENFRQQKLEPLLEEAKAGKKAVFFVDAAHFVHRAYLGFIWCFTRIFMRSPSGRKRFNVLGAINAVTKEVVSVTNETYINAETVCELLVHLSELDLDIPITLVLDNARYQKCRFVKDVAGFLGIELLYLPSYSPHLNLIERLWRFVRHECLYS
- a CDS encoding IS4 family transposase; this encodes MQSYRTIQIEKLAAVLPIPIKYESRRRHLQRLLISPKLKVKCLWFPVLKKWLKINQAANKIAYVAIDRTRWKERNLFVASLIKDKRAIPLHWLLLDKKGNSNFQEQKRLLKSVLRLLDGYQIVIVGDREFGHISLADWLERKECQYVIRTKDDKYIKQKGENYQLLKSLGLKPGKSFYLASVELTKQKGFGVVNIAGHWSQKTKKKQKDEGWYLITNLPNLKQAVLAYRHRSGIEAMFKDCKTGGYNLEQCYGNEQRLLALVLLIAIAYTCAIKRGKKIKSMGIQKYVCRLKLAMRTTKRHSNFWVGLYGGLWIQTYEFCHDLVEQLMIFTPNKLPFYQQGLRAKRLIQTTF
- a CDS encoding helix-turn-helix domain-containing protein; the encoded protein is MDSEKRKRLEAGGWVVGDASDFLSLTPVETELVELKVRLALFAKEQRKVSNLSQDALAKKMGSSQSRIAKIESGDPSVSLDLIVRALLTSGATRQELAQVVMGSDRLEKLEN